The Ctenopharyngodon idella isolate HZGC_01 chromosome 19, HZGC01, whole genome shotgun sequence genomic sequence CATAAATCAGCACCCGCTGACTGTGTTCTGGGACACACTGCAAGAAAACCCACCAGCCGCCCACACGCATCTATCTGCTCCTCTACCTCAGCATTTAATATCACACTCATCGCCTGGCTAAAGAATAAAAGCTTCTTAACCGATCCACCTCCATGTGTAAATGTTGCTACTTCATCAGAAACTCATTTTTTTGTGGTCAGAAAACAGAAGTTTAAGTCCTTGATGCCTGCAAGATCTGTAATGAGGGACTTTATtttgagagacagacagatagatagatagatagatagatagatagatagatagatagatagacagacaaacagacagacagacagatagatagatagatagatagatagatagattagaaaACACAGTTTCTCTTAAAAGTGACCAGTGGAAACTTTGTCTTTTCCATGGCAACTGTCAACTATTTGCACTAATTTGCAAAAGAAAAGCTGTGGAAGTGTAGTGTGCTCTTGGGGAATGTTATATTTGGTCTTTCTCTGTAATAGAAGTCTCATTATTTAGCCTTTCAGTGCACCAGGAAACCGAACAAACAGACCGAGTGACCCTTTGTCAAGCACCTCTTCCCCTCTCAGGATCATTGCGGCCCTCGAGCATCAAATGGCACAGCTCAGCACGGAGAGGGCATGCGGACGTCCCTCGAGTGGCCTTCTTTGAATTTGTAGAATAGATTTTGTCCACAACTGGAGACATTAAAAGAGGACACACTCTGGGTGGAATTAAGAGACATATTAAAACAGCAGGACTGGGATCATGGACTGTTGCCAAAAAGGATCTAACTTCACGGACCTGACCGGATTTTGAAATTGCATTTGGTGATCCACGCGACCCACCttttcaacaacaaaactgCCCATCTTTTCAAAAGCAGGAGACTTTAATCTGTGGTTTAAATGCATGAAGTCTGATCATGTGCTGTTTAATCATATTGCATTTCCTAATTTAGgctcttatttttgttttaaactatGGATATGCAAAGGTCATTTCTGAGTCCTGCAGTGTTTGATTTGGTCAGTGATGTGGACTTCATGGAGATGGTGCCAAACAAAAACGTTTTGGCGCCAAAGGAGACCCACAGCACAGATTGCAATGGACGATACCAGGACTTGACTTCCATCCACGCGCTCGACATCTCAACAGCTCGATCAAATGACTTTTACGCGCTGTCATCATCGCCCACCGCGTCTCCGGTGCTGACCGTGAGCGCCAGTAACGGGAAAGCCAAACGCAAACGGGTGATCAGCACCGTGCAGCGCCAGGCCGCGAACATCCGCGAGCGCAAACGGATGTTCAGCCTCAACGAGGCGTTTGACCGGCTGCGCAGGAAGGTTCCCACGTTCGCCTACGAGAAGAGACTGTCACGGATAGAGACTCTGCGCCTGGCCATCGTCTACATCGCCTTCATGACGGACATACTCGAAAACAACTGAACTTATATTCAATATTTCAAATGCATTGTTTAGATGAGCGTTTATTAAGGTACACAAAGTTTATTATGGAAACAAATATcgattataattattatgttgTTGCAGGCCTACTTTTATGGCATAGACTCTGTAATGATTGCTGGACTTAATCATATTAAAAATTGGACAGCAAAATCGgacgtctatctatctatctatctatctatctatctatccatctcaTTCAGGAATAAATGTATTTGGCTTATTGGGAAGGTTTTACAGCTGAAAGGGGCTTAGTCCAAAACTTCTATGGAATGATTCATTATGATCTTATTTGACTCTTATAATCCTTTAggatattgtgtaatatttattcagttaAGAACTATACTGGAATAATGTTTTGCTACTGGACAGTTACCCAGTAAATCTCATATGTAGGAGTTTGACATCCAGAAATACTCCAAAAGTAACTGTTCATGTCCAAAAGTAGCATTTTGACATATTGGAAACAAATGTTAATTAgcctatattttaaaaaatcacattagGATCCTTTAGGATTGAGTTCCAAATAATGATAGATTTTCAACAGGAATTCTATATAAATTGCTGCATTTTGGAGGGATTTTTTGATGTGGCATTTCGGTGTTTTTGAGGTTTTCGGGTGTCTTTCGGGTATGTGGATTTGTTTCAAGACTGTTGACAGGGTTCAGTGGACAACTATTACAAATCAACCTAGAACAGGTGCGCCGCCTGGACCTTTGGTTCCCAAAATGACCATACGTGGACACTTTTTGAATAGAATATTCAAGTCATTTCAAACATTTATGTATAGCGCGCATTGTACACCGTACAATATAAACAACACATGTCTGTCATCTATGCGATTTGGTGAATCTTCAAGTCAAATCACAGATGTGAGATGCGCATTTACGCACGATGAGACGCATGGATAAGTTTCGTCAGTGCGCCACCTTGCGGAATCTTTAAACCTTGGACTTAACACTTAAAAGGGAGCGTCTCCACGGTCTTGTGACATCTAGAAGCCTAAATTTGAATGAATAATGCTGCTAAGTTATATGACATTTACAGAAATTTAAGTAAGACTTCTGTTTGTGTGGGTCTGTGCAGATAATGCAGGCGCTGGATCTATGTGAAAGCAAAAGGCCAGTTTGgggagtgtgtttgtgttggacCGAAGAGGCCACACAGTTTGCGCGTCGTCTGCGCTTGGCGACCCGCTGCGTATGAAAACGGTGCAGAAGGAAACCTGACTCTGCAATAACACTAACACAGACATGCATTTCAGAACATGTTCAAATAAACAATGAGGTCTACTTAGCCAACCCAGATTGGCTCTTTTCTTTTACAGTGACTTGAGGTGGATTTCAACCCACTGGCATCCactgattaatcgcatccaaaagaaaagtttgtttttacgtaatatatgtgtgtactgtgtatatttattatgtatatataaatacacacacatacatgtattagaaatatttacaatatatatatatatatatatatatatatatattagatataaatattttatatataaatagaatatatttttgttaaatatatacatgcatgtgtgtgtatttatatatacataacaaATATAcacagtgcacacacacatatattatgtaaaaacaaacttttcttttggatgcgattaatcgtgattaatcgtttgacaacactaattattttaatacattaaatacaatAAGAATGTAATGCATCGCTACTGACCAAAGAAAATCCTTAATGTTAAACTTTTGCGCGTGCACGCTGCATTTTGAGAGCATTTGTGGTCCAACATTGACAGTCACAAATCATAAAATCTCTCCACTCATTCCAGAAACCACTCTAAAATCTGTCCAGTTGAAAAGCCCTGTTAATGATTTCATATTAATCACTGTAATGGATTCAGTACTGAatgtttcagtatttttttttttttttttcgtttaaaagaaatgtattctATCCTAttgtattctattctattctacaaCATCTACAGAAGACTAAAAGGCTAAATATGTTCAGTTCAGCAGCTCATTTATCAAAATTAATCATCAGCCTATGATAAATTTGTCAACACATGTTTCAGTATTTTCGTTGGATCATACTAATAATAGTCTACATTCACTATTTTGACGGCATGATGGatgttataattttaatatggtTGGAGTAGGATGACAGCACCTCTGAAAATCCCCAAAAtagattctattctattctattttatatttgaattacATAAACATCAACATCAGTGTATGAGTGAATATGTCATGAGTGTGTATGTTGTGTTTAGTTTAAATGAAGCGCTGTGATTGGCCCATCATGATGGCTTCTTGTGTAACGGAAACCTTTTGGATCTCGGCTCTCTCCCGCCTCTCCTCTCTTACGTCAAGCCGCTTCTTGTCCAATCACAGGCCGCCCCAAAAAGTTTGCGCCTTCCAGACTATAAGAGCCTCCAAACTTCCCTTCAAGTTTGAGAAACACCTCTGTGACGCACGAGGAGCCACCCTGAGAGAGGGACGCGAGCCTTTAACCCCATCCCGCTGGAGACAGGGAATCTACGAACATACTATCAGAGCTTTTCCTCTGACTTCAAAGGTGATGTTTGAGGAAGAGGCGATGCACGAGGAGTCCAGCTCCCCGGAGTCTCCAGTGGACAGTCTGGGGAACAGTGAGGAGGAGCTCGACAGGCGACAACAGAAGCGCTGCAGCAGGAAAAGACGCCCGAGCAGGAAGAACGGCGAGGATTCTGACAGCCCCACGCCCGGGAAGAGAAGCAAAAAGTGCAGCAACAGCAGCGGCGGCAGCCCGCAGTCTCTGGAGGACCTGCAGACGCAGCGCGTCATGGCGAACGTGCGCGAGCGTCAGAGGACTCAGTCTCTGAACGAGGCGTTCGCGTCCCTGCGCAAAATCATCCCCACGTTACCCTCGGACAAACTCAGCAAGATACAGACTCTCAAACTGGCCGCCCGGTACATTGATTTCCTCTGTCAGGTTCTGCAGAGCGACGAGCTGGACTCCAAAATGTCCAGCTGCAGTTATGTGGCGCACGAGAGACTCAGTTACGCGTTTTCTGTATGGAGAATGGAGGGCGCGTGGTCCATGTCAACATCACACTAACGCATGGATGCGCGCTTTTGACGCAGCATGGTATGCGATGCAAAACTTTACGCATTTCAAAAGTCGCTTGAAAATGAAGGGATCCTTGAAGGTTTTCGGATGATATTAATAGTCTACCAGACAAAACAATTTGGACACACTTAAATTATCTTAAAAACTTCTAGaagtttatgtttaaatatttcacattcGTTTTCTAGACaaatatagggtgaattcaggttgactggacactttttgccattgagataaCTGGGAAAGGTGTCCcagtcaacctgaattcaccctatatttGTCTAGAAAACGAACCACCCTGAATTAACCTAACTTATTACATATATTTAGTTTGTGTGCATGGATAGTGAAAAGCATCCCAGGATGCACCTCGTGAAGTTGGTTGATTAATGTTTTGAGCAAGAAGTTGGAGTTTTAAACAACgaagaaatatttcattttcagttttcacaTGTTTTGGTCACTACATTATCCACAAACTTCCATCTGTGTTATTTAATGCtcgttttataatatttctgTGGTGTAGAAATTAGTGATAGGCCAAATAAAGAAAGAGtaaatgtgtccaaacttttggcTGATAAACTACCTGTCATGCTTAAAAGATTCTCTCCTGCATTTTCAAAACATGGTTCTTTgaggaacataaacaaaacgGTTATTCAGCACTAAAAATAGTTCATAATTTggtgctaaatatttttttaaagttcgtGCAACCAAAGTTGGGGGGATTTTGCAAACGTCATTTATTCTGGGATTGTCTTTATAAATACTATTAAGTTAAGAGGTCAGTTAAGTaattaaatgcatgttattattAGATAAATGTTCCATCGTGTTGTACTATATTCTCATGGATTTTTTATAACACACTTTCATCTttgttttttcagattttcGGCCATAAGCATCGAGTCAGAGCAGCTGAACTCACTGGAAGGACCGACACTAAACAACGGCGAAAATAAGGATTATAAAGGGAAAATTCCGGAGCATCATGACGTCGTTGCAAGCACTTACAGTTGTGAACTACGACATGGGACCAGGAATTACACTCAGATCTGGGCTGTTGTGACTGTGAATGTGGAAAACATGTGCTTCTGTCGACCAACAGAGACTCGCTGCAGTTCTGACAGCAGAAGAGAGCGTGCCGTCATATTTATTTCTGAAGGAAAAACAGAACGAATGAAGGAAATCGGCTCAACACTTTCTTTGACTGGTCCtagaaaagacatttatttatttattaatgat encodes the following:
- the LOC127501593 gene encoding basic helix-loop-helix transcription factor amos translates to MDMQRSFLSPAVFDLVSDVDFMEMVPNKNVLAPKETHSTDCNGRYQDLTSIHALDISTARSNDFYALSSSPTASPVLTVSASNGKAKRKRVISTVQRQAANIRERKRMFSLNEAFDRLRRKVPTFAYEKRLSRIETLRLAIVYIAFMTDILENN
- the twist1a gene encoding twist-related protein 1a; amino-acid sequence: MFEEEAMHEESSSPESPVDSLGNSEEELDRRQQKRCSRKRRPSRKNGEDSDSPTPGKRSKKCSNSSGGSPQSLEDLQTQRVMANVRERQRTQSLNEAFASLRKIIPTLPSDKLSKIQTLKLAARYIDFLCQVLQSDELDSKMSSCSYVAHERLSYAFSVWRMEGAWSMSTSH